In a single window of the Bradyrhizobium erythrophlei genome:
- a CDS encoding disulfide bond formation protein B produces the protein MTLDSTASRSHARGDANPALMAALAITVIAAATLAGAWFLQLVDGIQPCPLCLEQRYAYYLAVPLAVLTALAAARHAPRSVLYVGLGILALATLGNAGLGAYHAGVEWQFWQGPTDCTGPVGNLGSAGNLLERLDTVKVVRCDEVQWRFLGLSLAGYNVLISLLMAAIAAWGIARTGRRSSW, from the coding sequence GTGACGCTCGACAGCACTGCCTCCCGGTCGCACGCGCGCGGCGACGCCAATCCCGCGCTGATGGCGGCGCTGGCCATCACCGTCATTGCCGCGGCGACGCTGGCGGGGGCGTGGTTTTTGCAGCTGGTCGACGGTATCCAGCCCTGTCCGCTCTGCCTCGAGCAGCGCTATGCCTATTACCTCGCCGTGCCGCTCGCCGTATTGACCGCGCTCGCCGCGGCGAGGCATGCCCCGCGCTCCGTGCTGTATGTGGGCCTTGGGATCCTCGCGCTGGCGACGCTCGGCAATGCCGGGTTGGGGGCCTATCACGCCGGCGTCGAATGGCAGTTCTGGCAGGGGCCGACCGATTGCACCGGCCCGGTCGGCAATCTCGGCAGCGCCGGCAACCTGCTGGAGCGCCTCGATACCGTGAAGGTGGTCCGCTGCGACGAAGTGCAGTGGCGCTTTCTCGGCCTGTCGCTGGCCGGCTACAACGTGCTGATCTCGCTGCTGATGGCAGCGATCGCGGCATGGGGCATCGCGCGGACCGGGCGCAGGTCCTCATGGTGA
- a CDS encoding AbrB family transcriptional regulator, with product MTLIPASAAFALPSRTRTLNVLETLVIGAAGGGLFLWGHLPGGLISGAMIAVGAAAIAGRPLAVPAILTQTVLVLLGISLGSLASRQLLQHVGAYPLTIALLALATFCATFGSSLYLQRVHGWDQTSAFLAGSPGALSQITMLAIEKGADVSAIAVVQTMRVIILTAALPMLLALTGIAPSSPPMAAFAIASPLELAELIAASVAAALLLRLIKFPASWMFGAMIGSSVLHGAGLVEGGLPPWVRGVALIGIGSLIGSRFARMKPKILLSHVNAALGSFAVAIIISAVFVAVIALTTHVRFGDVIVAFAPGAMDAMLALALTLHIDPIFVGAHHLSRFVFVTIATPGIVHLFGRPQEDVDD from the coding sequence GTGACCTTGATCCCTGCATCGGCGGCTTTTGCTCTCCCCAGCCGCACCCGAACCCTCAACGTGCTCGAAACGCTGGTCATCGGCGCCGCGGGCGGCGGGCTGTTTTTGTGGGGACATCTTCCGGGCGGGCTGATCTCCGGCGCCATGATCGCGGTGGGCGCCGCCGCGATCGCAGGGCGGCCGCTGGCCGTGCCTGCGATCCTGACCCAGACGGTGCTGGTGCTGCTCGGGATATCGCTGGGCTCGCTGGCATCGCGGCAATTGCTGCAGCATGTCGGCGCCTATCCCCTGACCATTGCGCTCTTGGCGCTGGCGACGTTCTGCGCGACATTCGGCAGCAGCCTCTATCTGCAGCGCGTCCACGGCTGGGACCAGACCTCGGCGTTTCTGGCCGGAAGCCCCGGCGCGCTGTCGCAGATCACCATGCTCGCGATCGAGAAGGGCGCGGACGTATCGGCGATCGCCGTGGTGCAGACCATGCGCGTGATCATTCTCACCGCGGCGCTGCCGATGCTGCTGGCGCTGACCGGGATCGCCCCGTCGTCGCCGCCGATGGCCGCGTTCGCCATCGCCTCGCCGCTCGAACTGGCCGAACTGATCGCGGCATCGGTGGCGGCGGCGCTGCTGCTGCGGCTGATCAAATTTCCGGCGAGCTGGATGTTCGGCGCGATGATCGGCTCGAGCGTGCTGCACGGCGCCGGACTGGTCGAGGGCGGCCTGCCGCCCTGGGTGCGAGGGGTGGCGCTGATCGGGATCGGTTCGCTGATCGGCTCGCGCTTCGCGCGGATGAAGCCCAAAATCCTGCTCAGCCATGTCAATGCGGCGCTGGGCTCGTTCGCTGTCGCCATCATCATCTCCGCGGTGTTCGTCGCAGTGATCGCGCTGACCACCCATGTGCGGTTCGGCGACGTCATCGTCGCGTTCGCGCCGGGCGCGATGGATGCCATGCTGGCACTGGCGCTGACGCTGCACATCGACCCGATCTTTGTCGGCGCCCATCATCTGTCGCGTTTTGTCTTTGTCACCATCGCGACCCCGGGCATTGTGCACCTGTTCGGACGCCCGCAGGAAGATGTGGACGATTAG
- a CDS encoding SRPBCC family protein has product MVEIIAIAAIVLAVAVAIVLALAATKPASFSVRRAALVKAAPEKIFSLINDFHQWGSWSPYEHKDPAMKRSYSGAAAGRGAVYAWDGNNNVGSGRMEILDSSAPSKIVIKLDFFRPFEGHNTAEFTMLPQGGATHATTDVTTNVTWLMHGPAPFMSRLMQVFMNIDHMIGKDFEIGLANLKRLTEQ; this is encoded by the coding sequence ATGGTTGAGATCATTGCCATCGCCGCAATCGTGCTGGCGGTCGCGGTCGCGATCGTGCTGGCCCTCGCCGCGACCAAGCCGGCTAGCTTCAGCGTCCGCCGCGCGGCTTTGGTCAAGGCGGCGCCGGAGAAAATCTTCTCCCTGATCAACGACTTTCATCAGTGGGGATCGTGGTCCCCTTACGAACACAAGGATCCCGCGATGAAACGCAGCTATAGCGGAGCGGCAGCCGGCCGGGGCGCGGTGTATGCGTGGGACGGCAACAACAATGTCGGCTCCGGCCGCATGGAAATCCTGGACAGCTCGGCGCCTTCCAAAATCGTCATCAAGCTCGATTTCTTCAGGCCGTTCGAGGGCCACAACACCGCCGAGTTCACAATGCTGCCGCAGGGCGGTGCCACCCATGCGACAACCGACGTGACAACCAACGTGACCTGGCTCATGCACGGCCCCGCGCCCTTCATGTCCAGGCTGATGCAGGTGTTCATGAACATCGACCATATGATCGGCAAGGATTTCGAAATCGGTCTCGCCAACCTGAAGAGGCTCACCGAGCAATGA
- a CDS encoding VOC family protein, with protein sequence MKVNPYLMYNGNCEAAFKFYEKALGGKIEMMLTHESAPESMPTPPEWKKKIMHARMSIDGEVIMASDAPPGHFHKPQGFSVSLQVQDPAEAERKFKALSQGGNVNMAFGKTFFSKGFGMCVDQFGIPWMVNSPMEG encoded by the coding sequence ATGAAGGTCAATCCCTATCTGATGTACAACGGCAATTGCGAAGCGGCGTTCAAGTTCTACGAAAAGGCGCTTGGCGGCAAGATCGAGATGATGCTGACGCATGAGAGCGCGCCGGAGTCGATGCCGACGCCGCCGGAATGGAAGAAGAAGATCATGCACGCCAGGATGTCGATCGACGGCGAGGTGATCATGGCCTCCGATGCGCCGCCCGGCCACTTCCACAAGCCGCAGGGGTTTTCGGTGTCGTTGCAGGTCCAGGATCCCGCCGAGGCCGAACGCAAGTTCAAGGCGCTATCGCAGGGCGGCAACGTCAACATGGCGTTCGGCAAGACCTTCTTCTCCAAGGGGTTCGGTATGTGCGTCGACCAGTTCGGCATCCCCTGGATGGTCAACTCCCCGATGGAAGGGTGA